In one Bacillus rossius redtenbacheri isolate Brsri chromosome 11, Brsri_v3, whole genome shotgun sequence genomic region, the following are encoded:
- the LOC134536530 gene encoding keratin-associated protein 12-1-like, with protein MSRCILPECLPRACLVPASCLPRACLVPASCLPRACLVPASWLPRACLVPASCLPRACLVPASCLPRACLVPASCLPRACLVLASWLPRACLVPASCLPRACLVPASCLPRACLVPASCLPRACLVAASCLPRACLVPASCLPRACLVPASCLPRACLVPASCLPRACLVPASCLPRACLVPASCLPRACLVPPVQQGTT; from the coding sequence atgagcaggtgcatttTACCCGAGTGCCTGCCTCGTGCCTGCCTCGTGCCTGCCTCGTGCCTGCCTCGTGCCTGCCTCGTGCCTGCCTCGTGCCTGCCTCGTGCCTGCCTCGTGCCTGCCTCGTGGCTGCCTCGTGCCTGCCTCGTGCCTGCCTCGTGCCTGCCTCGTGCCTGCCTCGTGCCTGCCTCGTGCCTGCCTCGTGCCTGCCTCGTGCCTGCCTCGTGCCTGCCTCGTGCCTGCCTCGTGCTTGCCTCGTGGCTGCCTCGTGCCTGCCTCGTGCCTGCCTCGTGCCTGCCTCGTGCCTGCCTCGTGCCTGCCTCGTGCCTGCCTCGTGCCTGCCTCGTGCCTGCCTCGTGCTTGCCTCGTGCCTGCCTCGTGGCTGCCTCGTGCCTGCCTCGTGCCTGCCTCGTGCCTGCCTCGTGCCTGCCTCGTGCCTGCCTCGTGCCTGCCTCGTGCCTGCCTCGTGCCTGCCTCGTGCCTGCCTCGTGCCTGCCTCGTGCCTGCCTCGTGCCTGCCTCGTGCCTGCCTCGTGCCTGCCTCGTGCCTGCCTCGTGCCTGCCTCGTGCCTGCCTCGTGCCTCCAGTGCAACAAGGAACTACATAG